The genomic interval AATGAATTGCTGATTTGGTATCAAATTCAAAAAAAGGATTTTTATAAAGCATTTATTCAGGAGAGATCCCTGGACAAAAGATTCAAGCATAATGGTACCAGGCTTTACAACCTCGGAATGCTGGCTTTGCAAAATCTGGATTATGCCAATGCCGGAGCTATATTCGATTACCTGGTTAAGGAATATCCAAAAGGCCAGCTCTATCCTGTTGCACGCCGTATGGCCATATTTTCACGTGAGGAACAAGTAAAGAACACCTATCCTATAAACCGTAATGAAGTTGAAAAGTTACTTAGTCAATATCAGCAGCTGGTAGACGAATTGGGAATTAATGTCAGGACTGTTGAAGCTCTTCGTAACATGGCTATTTTAAACGCTTTTTATCTGGACAACTTTAAAAAAGCGATTCAAATATTAGAAACAGCCATAGAAGCAGGTAAACAGGAAAAGAATTTTATAGATAAATGTAAACTGGATCTGGGAGATATTTATCTGTTACAGGGACAACCCTGGGAGGCGACGTTGGTTTACTCTCAGGTTGAAAAATCTCAAAAGGATGATTTGTTGGGTTATGATGCCAAATTACGCAATGCTAAGCTACATTATTACAAAGGAGATTTCGTTTTGGCCAAGGCTGTTTTGGATATTTTGAAAAAAGCAACTTCGCGCGAAATTGCTAATGATGCTAATTCCCTGGGTTTACTGATTATGGATAACACCGGTTTGGATAGTTCTGAAACTGCTATGAAGGAATATTCAAATGTGGAGCTTCTAATTTTTCAAAATAAAAAGTATGCAGCGATCGACACATTAAAAAGTCTTTATAAAAAATATCAGAGCCATAGTTTATCAGATGAAATTTTATGGCTGACAGCTCAGACATATATGAAACTTGACAGCAACAAGCAAGCTTTGGCTACTCTGAAATTACTGACAGAAAAATACAGCGTTGATATTTTAGGAGATGATGCTTTGTATGCAACCGCAAAATTATATCAGGAAAAATTTAATGATAAAGACGAGGCCATGAAATTGTTTCAGGAACTGATGGAAAAATATCCCGGAAGCATTTTTGTTGCAGATGCAAGAAAAAGATTTAGATTACTTAGAGGAGATGTCGTAAATCAATAATTTTCTCATAAAACAAAAAAGAAGCCATTTCGGCTTCTTTTTTGTTTTATGAGAATTAAGTATTTGCGGTGGGCAATGCGGATGATTGCTTGTAATTAATTCTAAGGCGTTACGAAATGATATTTTATTGTTATAAATCATTCATTAGCAACATCTTAAAGTCATTAAACGATGGCTTCATTTTTATTGACACTTTTTCGATTGAAAGCAATGATTTAAGCCTTTCCGGTATGTCAATTGATTTACCAAGCGTTTCTTCTACTAAATCAATAAATTTTGCCGGATGAGCAGTTGAAAGAAATATACCCACAAAATTTCCACATGTTTCGAGACGATATTCCTGAAGACCTTTAAAAGCTATGGCCGTATGAGGACAAAGTACATAATTAGTATTTCCAAAAACTTCACGCATTGTTTTTTGCGTTTGTTCATCATCAAAATAATAACCTGAAATTTTTTCACGTACCAGATTCCAGTCGTCATTGAAAAAACGGGTCATGCGTATAAAGTTACTTGGATTACCTACATCCATTGCATTGGAAATAGTTTCGATAGAAGGTAAGGGTTCAAAAACTCCTTTATCCAAATATCGTGGCACAGAATTATTCAGATTTGTTGAAGCTAAAAATTGCTGAACTGGTAATCCCATCCGGTAAGCCAGAAGGCCCGCACTTAAATTTCCAAAATTTCCGCTTGGTACTGAAAATACTAAAGGCTTGTTTAATTTTTTGAGCTGCGCATAAGCCGAAAAGAAATAGAAGGATTGTGGAATGAGTCTGGCTATATTAATCGAATTTGCAGATGCCAGGTTAAATTTGGAAGTAAGTTCATTATCCAGGAATGCTTCTTTCACCAGTTTCTGGCAATCGTCAAAAGTACCGTCCACTTCTATGGCAGTTACATTATGGCCAAGTGTAGTCAACTGCTTTTCCTGAATATCGCTTACTTTACCACTCGGATAAAGAATAGTAACTGATATGCCCGGAACCTTGTAGAAACCTTGCGCAACTGCGCCACCAGTATCTCCGGATGTAGCAACCAGAATTTGTATTTCTCTTTGGGATCTTACTAAAAAATAAGACATTAAGGCAGCCATAAATCTGGCTCCAAAGTCTTTAAAAGCCATGGAAGGGCCATGGAATAACTCCAAGACATAATCATCAGGAGTAATTTGTACTACCGGAGCCTCAAAATCGTAAGAGCTCTCAATAATTTTTTCAATGTCTTTTCTTGAAATATCTTCTGCTAACAATGTGTAAGCTACTTCAATCGCAATATCCTTGAAAGATCTTGATTCAATCGTATTTAAAAAATCTGATGAAATCTGTGGAATGTGCTCTGGCATATAAAGTCCGTTATCCGGTGGTAAACTTCTAAATACCGCTTCTTCAAGAGAAGCTTTGAGCCCTTTGGTTTTAGTACTGTAAAATAGCATTATGTATAAAGTAAGATCGCTTGAATAATGCAAATTTAGTTAAAATACCTGCGGATGAGATGCATAAGAATCTAATTTGA from Dyadobacter sp. NIV53 carries:
- the thrC gene encoding threonine synthase produces the protein MLFYSTKTKGLKASLEEAVFRSLPPDNGLYMPEHIPQISSDFLNTIESRSFKDIAIEVAYTLLAEDISRKDIEKIIESSYDFEAPVVQITPDDYVLELFHGPSMAFKDFGARFMAALMSYFLVRSQREIQILVATSGDTGGAVAQGFYKVPGISVTILYPSGKVSDIQEKQLTTLGHNVTAIEVDGTFDDCQKLVKEAFLDNELTSKFNLASANSINIARLIPQSFYFFSAYAQLKKLNKPLVFSVPSGNFGNLSAGLLAYRMGLPVQQFLASTNLNNSVPRYLDKGVFEPLPSIETISNAMDVGNPSNFIRMTRFFNDDWNLVREKISGYYFDDEQTQKTMREVFGNTNYVLCPHTAIAFKGLQEYRLETCGNFVGIFLSTAHPAKFIDLVEETLGKSIDIPERLKSLLSIEKVSIKMKPSFNDFKMLLMNDL
- a CDS encoding tetratricopeptide repeat protein, whose amino-acid sequence is MKKVWGLIVIVTFLSGAATFGQSEKEMAEEYFKTNDCAKAMSFYTAMLKKTFERSALKNYTSCVIKTKTWGDAEQFFKKQVKNDDVNAAWYYMYWATSLNAQGKVQEATKKNELVLTSSGGRIDLKRELSDEYRATSQPEWARDILLAARDGVKRTDLFQLELASVYRDLNQPEKMIDELLSYGTRYQNTEVVQNMLQDFTKDEKEQALLEKVLYEKIQKFPNEGFYNELLIWYQIQKKDFYKAFIQERSLDKRFKHNGTRLYNLGMLALQNLDYANAGAIFDYLVKEYPKGQLYPVARRMAIFSREEQVKNTYPINRNEVEKLLSQYQQLVDELGINVRTVEALRNMAILNAFYLDNFKKAIQILETAIEAGKQEKNFIDKCKLDLGDIYLLQGQPWEATLVYSQVEKSQKDDLLGYDAKLRNAKLHYYKGDFVLAKAVLDILKKATSREIANDANSLGLLIMDNTGLDSSETAMKEYSNVELLIFQNKKYAAIDTLKSLYKKYQSHSLSDEILWLTAQTYMKLDSNKQALATLKLLTEKYSVDILGDDALYATAKLYQEKFNDKDEAMKLFQELMEKYPGSIFVADARKRFRLLRGDVVNQ